The following coding sequences lie in one Seriola aureovittata isolate HTS-2021-v1 ecotype China chromosome 5, ASM2101889v1, whole genome shotgun sequence genomic window:
- the chmp7 gene encoding charged multivesicular body protein 7 isoform X2 — protein MSNSTEMTPPPDWDDDERMNFMFSDFKENRDVNTTDWDSKMDFWTALVVKSCRDRGTVCVNLQELNKTFRRKEKSPLGLATVLQSMARCGKIQRESEFAANVDCGWLSWGVGLLLVKPLKWTFSTLLGSGRVPLEESFVVIELVKEKATELLRVYRSSEFASRSILSFQELCALSSDVCVDESTMCMALLQLQRDKQVMVSLHEGEKIVKFSQPGQDRVSTVSDVDIGIYQLQRSEKLLGERVEKLGLEADKCREEAKLLLSEGKKSQALRCLRGRKRVEKRADNLFAKLETIRGILDRIAQSQTDKMVMQAYQAGVSALRLSLKDVTVERAENLVDQIQELCDTQDEVNQTISTGVTGADEDIDELEEELKSLLDESKPDSISGLPEVPTKPLRPSREPSLPGYQQKKITSPAKRLEPAQ, from the exons ATGTCTAACTCCACCGAAATGACCCCGCCGCCTGACTGGGACGACGACGAGCGGATGAATTTTATGTTCTCCGACTTCAAGGAGAACCGAGATGTCAACACGACGGACTGGGACAGTAAGATGGACTTCTGGACGGCTCTGGTCGTAAAGAGCTGCAGGGACCGCGGCACCGTGTGCGTCAATCTGCAGGAGCTAAACAAGACCTTTAGGAGGAAGGAGAAATCACCGCTGGGCTTGGCGACTGTCCTCCAGTCCATGGCCAG ATGTGGGAAGATCCAGAGGGAGTCAGAGTTTGCTGCCAATGTGGACTGTGGCTGGCTGTCCTGGGGTGTCGGCCTGCTTCTGGTGAAGCCTCTGAAATGGACCTTTTCCACTCTGCTGGGAAGCGGCCGAGTCCCTTTGGAGGAGTCCTTTGTTGTCATTGAACTAGTGAAG GAGAAAGCAACAGAATTACTCAGGGTCTACAGGAGCAGTGAATTTGCAAGCCGCTCCATCCTGTCATTTCAAGAGCTCTGTGCTCTCTCCTCTGAtgtctgtgttgatgagagCACCATGTGCATggctctcctgcagctgcagagggaCAAACAAGTGATGGTTTCATTGCACGAAGGCGAGAAG ATTGTTAAGTTTAGTCAGCCTGGGCAGGACCGCGTCTCTACAGTTAGTGATGTGGATATTGGCATCTACCAGCTGCAGCGCAGTGAGAAGCTGCTTGGAGAACGGGTGGAGAAACTGGGCCTTGAAGCTGACAA gtgcagagaggaggcaaaGCTTCTGCTGTCGGAAGGGAAAAAATCACAG GCTCTGAGGTGTTTGAGAGGCCGCAAGAGGGTAGAAAAGAGAGCAGACAACTTGTTTGCCAAACTGGAGACCATCAGAGGAATCCTGGACAGAATAGCCCAGTCACAGACTGATAAGATG GTTATGCAAGCATATCAGGCTGGAGTGTCTGCCCTCAGACTCTCTCTTAAGGATGTGACTGTGGAACGTGCTGAGAACCTTGTGGATCAAATTCAGGAG CTATGTGACACCCAAGATGAGGTGAATCAGACTATATCCACTGGTGTGACCGGCGCAG atgaAGACATAGATGAGTTGGAGGAAGAACTGAAATCTTTGTTGGACGAGTCAAAGCCAGATTCTATCTCAGGTTTACCTGAAGTTCCGACAAAACCGCTGCGACCCTCCCGGGAGCCGAGCCTCCCAG GCTATCAACAGAAGAAAATTACATCGCCTGCTAAGAGGTTAGAGCCTGCACAGTGA
- the chmp7 gene encoding charged multivesicular body protein 7 isoform X1 has protein sequence MSNSTEMTPPPDWDDDERMNFMFSDFKENRDVNTTDWDSKMDFWTALVVKSCRDRGTVCVNLQELNKTFRRKEKSPLGLATVLQSMARCGKIQRESEFAANVDCGWLSWGVGLLLVKPLKWTFSTLLGSGRVPLEESFVVIELVKEKATELLRVYRSSEFASRSILSFQELCALSSDVCVDESTMCMALLQLQRDKQVMVSLHEGEKIVKFSQPGQDRVSTVSDVDIGIYQLQRSEKLLGERVEKLGLEADKCREEAKLLLSEGKKSQALRCLRGRKRVEKRADNLFAKLETIRGILDRIAQSQTDKMVMQAYQAGVSALRLSLKDVTVERAENLVDQIQELCDTQDEVNQTISTGVTGADEDIDELEEELKSLLDESKPDSISGLPEVPTKPLRPSREPSLPGNDLLTSLPAVPYSHLNVTDEQLEEELNQLTLTDSGYQQKKITSPAKRLEPAQ, from the exons ATGTCTAACTCCACCGAAATGACCCCGCCGCCTGACTGGGACGACGACGAGCGGATGAATTTTATGTTCTCCGACTTCAAGGAGAACCGAGATGTCAACACGACGGACTGGGACAGTAAGATGGACTTCTGGACGGCTCTGGTCGTAAAGAGCTGCAGGGACCGCGGCACCGTGTGCGTCAATCTGCAGGAGCTAAACAAGACCTTTAGGAGGAAGGAGAAATCACCGCTGGGCTTGGCGACTGTCCTCCAGTCCATGGCCAG ATGTGGGAAGATCCAGAGGGAGTCAGAGTTTGCTGCCAATGTGGACTGTGGCTGGCTGTCCTGGGGTGTCGGCCTGCTTCTGGTGAAGCCTCTGAAATGGACCTTTTCCACTCTGCTGGGAAGCGGCCGAGTCCCTTTGGAGGAGTCCTTTGTTGTCATTGAACTAGTGAAG GAGAAAGCAACAGAATTACTCAGGGTCTACAGGAGCAGTGAATTTGCAAGCCGCTCCATCCTGTCATTTCAAGAGCTCTGTGCTCTCTCCTCTGAtgtctgtgttgatgagagCACCATGTGCATggctctcctgcagctgcagagggaCAAACAAGTGATGGTTTCATTGCACGAAGGCGAGAAG ATTGTTAAGTTTAGTCAGCCTGGGCAGGACCGCGTCTCTACAGTTAGTGATGTGGATATTGGCATCTACCAGCTGCAGCGCAGTGAGAAGCTGCTTGGAGAACGGGTGGAGAAACTGGGCCTTGAAGCTGACAA gtgcagagaggaggcaaaGCTTCTGCTGTCGGAAGGGAAAAAATCACAG GCTCTGAGGTGTTTGAGAGGCCGCAAGAGGGTAGAAAAGAGAGCAGACAACTTGTTTGCCAAACTGGAGACCATCAGAGGAATCCTGGACAGAATAGCCCAGTCACAGACTGATAAGATG GTTATGCAAGCATATCAGGCTGGAGTGTCTGCCCTCAGACTCTCTCTTAAGGATGTGACTGTGGAACGTGCTGAGAACCTTGTGGATCAAATTCAGGAG CTATGTGACACCCAAGATGAGGTGAATCAGACTATATCCACTGGTGTGACCGGCGCAG atgaAGACATAGATGAGTTGGAGGAAGAACTGAAATCTTTGTTGGACGAGTCAAAGCCAGATTCTATCTCAGGTTTACCTGAAGTTCCGACAAAACCGCTGCGACCCTCCCGGGAGCCGAGCCTCCCAGGTAACGACCTGCTCACCTCTCTCCCGGCTGTACCTTACAGCCACTTGAATGTTACTgatgagcagctggaggaggaattGAATCAGTTAACACTTACAGATTCAG GCTATCAACAGAAGAAAATTACATCGCCTGCTAAGAGGTTAGAGCCTGCACAGTGA